CCGCCTATTTTCCTTCGGAGATGACGGGCGCCGTTATGAGCAATCCGGAATTTGAGAAGATCGTAAAAACTTACTGCCCTATGGGACGAACGGGCAGATCGGGCGAACTAGACGGAGCGGTAGTTTATTTTGCCTCCGACGCTTCAAGTTACGTCACCGGTCAGATTCTGTCTATCGACGGGGGCTGGACGGCTATTTAGCGTTAAGAGGCGCTTTGCGCTTGAACGCGAAAGTTTCCGCGCCCAGATCGGCGCTCTAGCTTCGCGTCGGACGGCGGCGGCTTGCGGCGCAAAACGCCCGCGAACGCCGCCGATAAAAGCGATTTTAGAAAGCTACAAAGCCGCGTTGTGATTGATCGCGTTTAGATTTTTAAGCGCTCTAAATAATGCGAGTAGGAGAATTAAGCGGCGCGGGAGGAACGCGAACGCCGGCTTCTTGCAATCAAGCGCGCCGCGCAACTGTATCGGCTTATAAATCTGGCGCGCCCGAAGGGATTCGAACCCCCAGCCTTCGGCGCCGGAAACCGACGCTCTATCCGTTGAGCTACGGGCGCATAAAAACGCAATTTTAGCGAGGTAATCTTTTGTCGAGCATAACGAAAGAGCGGTTGCAAAGCAAAACGGGCGGCAAATCGTTATCGGTGTAAAATAACCGTTTTTTTTTGGAGGATTGATGGAGTTTTCGCCGATAAGTTTTGAGTGGCAGGCGGTTTTGAACGACGCGCTCGCCGAGCAAACGCTTGAAACGGCGGACGCGACCTTTGTAAATCTCTGGCTCTGGCGCTTCGAGCGAAAAATCGAGCTTGCGAGCGAAGACGATTTTATTTTTATCAAGCAAACCTGTCATACCTGCGACGGCAAAGAGCAGGCGCCCTACTTTCTTTTTCCGATCGGGCGCGGCGATCTGCGAAAAGCGATTGAAGCGTTAAGGCGTTACTGCGCCAAAAATGGGATCGCTATGAAGCTGCGCGCCGTAACAAAAGCGCAAAAAGCCGAGCTTGAGAACGCCTGTCCAAACGCTTTTACCTATGTTTATGATCGCGATCGCAGCGACTATCTTTACGATTGCGCGGCTCTGATTAACTTAAACGGGCGCGACTATCACTCGAAAAAAAACTTTATCAATCGTTTCGCGACCTTTTACGGGATTCGCTACGAGCGCCTGAACGAAAGCAACCTTCAAGAGACGATCGCGTTTATAAACGCGTGGTTTGATCGCGCTCCTTATGCCGCCGAGTTTGAAAAAAAAGGGATTATCTCCCTGCTGGAGGAGTATCGGCGTTTTCCATGCACATACGGCATTTTACGCGCCGAAGGGTGGATCGCGGCTTTTACGATCGGCGAGTCGCTAAACGCGGACGCGGCGGTAATCCACGTGGAAAAAGCCGACGGAACGAACTATCAGGGCAGCTATCAGACCATCAACAAAACGCACCTTGAAAACGAATACGCCGATAAGCGGTTTGTGAACCGCGAGGAGGATTTAGGGCTGGAAGGTCTGCGCAAGGCGAAACTCTCTTATCATCCGATCGCGCTTGTCGATAAGTTTGACGCGGACGCTAAATAAAACCGCCGCTTTTGAAACGCGCGGTTACGTTTGGGCGATAGAGCCGATCAAAAAAAGTGTAAAATAAGAGATTGGCGCGCCTAACGGAACGGATCGACGGGAAAACGAAAGGAATTTTATGAAAGAGGTATTCGAGGGGATAGCCAAAGCGGCGACGCGAATCGCGGACGCTTTAGCGCACGACGATACGAGCTATTCCGACAACAAAAACTCTACGGGCGACGTGCAGCTAAAACTAGACATTAGAAGCGATTATATTGTAGAAGAAGAGTTAAGCCGTATTCCAACCATTCGCGCCCTTGCCAGCGAGGAAAAAGAGCATGTCGAGCCAATCAGATCAGGCGGGCAGTATCTGGTGGGCTACGATCCGCTAGACGGCAGTTCGCTCGCCGACGTGGATCTCTCCTTAGGCTCGATTTTTGGCGTATATGAAAACAGCTTTATGGGAGTCAATTTAGTGGCGGCGGCGTATATCGTATATGGTCCGCGCCTTGAAATGGTAACGGCGTATAAACGCAACGTGGAGTTATGGCGGCAAGATAGCGGCGGCGAGTTCAAGTTTGTTCAGGTTTTGCGGCTTAGAGATCGCGGCAAACTTGTCTCCCCGGGCGGAACGCAACAATTTTGGTATCCGCACCACAAGGAGCTGATCGAATCTCTGTTCGCGGAAGGTTATAGGCTTCGCTATTCGGGAGGTATGGTTCCCGATCTGCATCAGATTTTAATTAAAGG
The Helicobacteraceae bacterium genome window above contains:
- a CDS encoding phosphatidylglycerol lysyltransferase domain-containing protein → MEFSPISFEWQAVLNDALAEQTLETADATFVNLWLWRFERKIELASEDDFIFIKQTCHTCDGKEQAPYFLFPIGRGDLRKAIEALRRYCAKNGIAMKLRAVTKAQKAELENACPNAFTYVYDRDRSDYLYDCAALINLNGRDYHSKKNFINRFATFYGIRYERLNESNLQETIAFINAWFDRAPYAAEFEKKGIISLLEEYRRFPCTYGILRAEGWIAAFTIGESLNADAAVIHVEKADGTNYQGSYQTINKTHLENEYADKRFVNREEDLGLEGLRKAKLSYHPIALVDKFDADAK
- a CDS encoding class 1 fructose-bisphosphatase, with product MKEVFEGIAKAATRIADALAHDDTSYSDNKNSTGDVQLKLDIRSDYIVEEELSRIPTIRALASEEKEHVEPIRSGGQYLVGYDPLDGSSLADVDLSLGSIFGVYENSFMGVNLVAAAYIVYGPRLEMVTAYKRNVELWRQDSGGEFKFVQVLRLRDRGKLVSPGGTQQFWYPHHKELIESLFAEGYRLRYSGGMVPDLHQILIKGGGLFSYPGTTDKTKGKIRLVFESMPFAKVFEMAGGLALNDKGERLLLSEPNGHHDTAPCFFGSRNEIQKAMQAYGN